ATCTGCAATTGCTGCTTTAATTGCATCTTCCGCTAAAATTGAACAGTGAACTTTTACCGGCGGTAATTCTAACTCTTCAGCAATATCGCTATTTTTAATCGCACCGGCTTCTTCTAAAGATTTACCTTTTACCCATTCAGTAATTAAAGAACTTGAAGCGATTGCAGAGCCACAACCATATGCTTTAAAGCGTGCATCTTCAATAATCCCCTGATCGTTCACTTTAATTTGTAAACGTAAAATATCACCACACGCAGGTGCGCCAACCATACCTGTACCAATATCTGCTGCTTCTTTATCGAATGTTCCTACATTACGTGGATTTTCGTAATGATCGATTACTTTTTCGCTGTATGCCATTTTTGTATTCCTCTATCTTTCTGCTTTCACAGAATTTCGTAGGGGTGGGGTTACCCCACCCTATTTATAATATCAATGAAAAATTAGTGATGGTTCCACTCAATTTTTGATAAATCTACACCATCTTTGAACATTTCCCATAATGGAGAAAGATCACGTAATTTCACAATGGCTTTACGTACGATTTCAATGGTGTAATCAATTTCTTCTTCAGTTGTCCAACGTCCTAATGAGAAACGAATTGAACTATGCGCTAATTCATCATCACGACCAATCGCACGTAATACGTAAGATGGCTCTAAACTTGCTGATGTACACGCAGAACCTGATGATACGGCAATATCACGTAATGCCATCATTAACGATTCGCCTTCTACGAAGTTGAAGCTGATGTTTAAATTGCTATCAACACGTTTGCCTTCTTCCATAGAACCGTTTACATAAACTTCTT
This genomic window from Actinobacillus porcitonsillarum contains:
- the iscU gene encoding Fe-S cluster assembly scaffold IscU; translation: MAYSEKVIDHYENPRNVGTFDKEAADIGTGMVGAPACGDILRLQIKVNDQGIIEDARFKAYGCGSAIASSSLITEWVKGKSLEEAGAIKNSDIAEELELPPVKVHCSILAEDAIKAAIADYKEKNGK